A window of Corallococcus macrosporus DSM 14697 contains these coding sequences:
- a CDS encoding sigma 54-interacting transcriptional regulator, whose protein sequence is MQDDFSGATDGANDARDLIELATAEGSVGDLLRRGLDWLTRVVRFDLATVFLLKEGRLVSVAARGPLANAKVRQHTLQLSEFPSLRQALETRRAKAFTEEDHAHGDGDPFDGVLDLPPGHSCMVVPLCAGERCYGVLSLDRAECETYPQPVVELVEVYGQMLATAIQSAEQRATFERLHRQDHEHAKLLEAQLGGDSEGILETSRSPVMRDLARRARQVAETDTPVLITGETGTGKERLARAIHRWSARADQPFVTLNCAAIPAGLLESELFGHVKGAFTGATKDRAGRFQMAHGGTLLLDEVGELPFDLQAKLLRALQEKTFEPVGSDKTVRADVRILAATHVDLQQAIAQKRFREDLYYRLSVFPLRLPPLRERREDLPQLCDFLLEEQARRTGRRGMRVTPEGLTRLAAYDWPGNLRELANALERATILTRGTALGPEAFDVPTRGAAVVAALPEEPAPAAEGVKRGPVLTLAAVQREHIMRVLTLTRGRVYGANGAAALLGLKPSTLQSRMKKLGIARLEQFVVDEA, encoded by the coding sequence ATGCAGGACGACTTTTCAGGCGCCACGGACGGCGCGAACGACGCTCGGGACCTCATCGAGCTGGCCACGGCGGAGGGCTCCGTCGGGGATTTGCTGCGCCGTGGGCTCGACTGGCTGACGCGGGTGGTGCGCTTCGACCTGGCCACGGTGTTCCTCCTCAAGGAGGGCCGGCTGGTGTCGGTGGCGGCGCGGGGGCCGCTGGCGAACGCGAAGGTGCGGCAGCACACGCTGCAGTTGTCGGAGTTCCCGTCGCTGCGGCAGGCGCTGGAGACGCGGCGGGCCAAGGCCTTCACGGAGGAGGACCACGCCCACGGGGATGGCGACCCGTTCGACGGCGTGCTGGACCTGCCGCCGGGGCACTCCTGCATGGTGGTGCCGCTGTGCGCGGGCGAGCGCTGCTACGGCGTGCTGTCCCTGGACCGGGCGGAGTGTGAGACATACCCCCAGCCGGTGGTGGAGCTGGTGGAGGTGTACGGGCAGATGCTGGCCACGGCGATCCAATCCGCCGAGCAGCGCGCCACCTTCGAGCGGCTCCACCGGCAGGACCACGAGCACGCGAAGCTGCTGGAGGCGCAGCTCGGGGGAGACTCGGAGGGCATCCTCGAGACGTCGCGGAGCCCGGTGATGCGGGACCTGGCGCGGCGGGCGCGGCAGGTGGCGGAGACGGACACGCCGGTGCTGATTACCGGAGAGACGGGCACGGGCAAGGAGCGGCTGGCCCGGGCCATCCACCGGTGGAGCGCTCGCGCGGACCAGCCCTTCGTCACGCTCAACTGCGCGGCCATTCCCGCGGGCCTGCTGGAGAGCGAGCTCTTCGGCCACGTGAAGGGCGCCTTCACCGGGGCCACCAAGGACCGGGCCGGGCGCTTCCAGATGGCCCACGGCGGCACGCTGCTGCTGGACGAGGTGGGCGAGCTGCCCTTCGACCTCCAGGCGAAGCTGCTGCGCGCGCTGCAGGAGAAGACCTTCGAGCCGGTGGGCAGCGACAAGACGGTGCGCGCGGACGTGCGCATCCTGGCGGCCACGCACGTGGACCTGCAGCAGGCCATTGCCCAGAAGCGCTTCCGCGAGGACCTCTACTACCGGCTGAGCGTGTTCCCCCTGCGCCTGCCGCCCTTGCGCGAGCGCCGCGAGGACCTGCCGCAGCTGTGCGACTTCCTCCTGGAGGAGCAGGCGCGCCGGACGGGGCGGCGGGGCATGCGGGTGACGCCGGAGGGCCTGACGCGGCTGGCGGCCTACGACTGGCCGGGCAACCTGCGCGAGCTGGCCAACGCGCTGGAGCGGGCCACCATCCTCACGCGCGGGACGGCGCTGGGGCCGGAGGCCTTCGACGTGCCCACGCGTGGCGCGGCCGTGGTGGCGGCGCTGCCGGAGGAGCCCGCGCCCGCGGCGGAGGGCGTGAAGCGGGGCCCCGTGTTGACGCTGGCGGCGGTGCAGCGCGAGCACATCATGCGGGTGCTCACGCTGACCCGGGGCCGCGTGTACGGCGCCAACGGGGCCGCGGCGCTGCTGGGGCTCAAGCCGTCCACGCTCCAGAGCCGGATGAAGAAGCTGGGCATCGCCCGGCTGGAGCAGTTCGTCGTCGACGAGGCGTGA